In the genome of Chryseobacterium sp. 52, the window TATCTTAACAGGCATGGTATTTTTCTTATTGTTTCTATAGTCGCCGGAATCCTGATGAATCTGTCCGGAGGGCGGGAGAAGTTTCTGAATCTATTAGACCGTGGTCTTAAGGTCTTTTACACGGTGATCAAATATCTCTATATTGTTCTGCCTGTCATTATTTTCTGTAATATTGCTTACGGAGTTTCCGTATATGGTATCAATACGCTCCTGCCACTCAGTAAAGTTGTTGCAACGGTTTATCTGGCTGATATTGTTTTTATCTTTGGGGTATTGGGCATTGTTTCTTATGTCTTCAAGATCCGGCTGTGGAAATTTCTGCTTGATTTAAAGGAAGAAATTATCCTGGTGGTTACGACATCCTCTTCCAAAACAGCATTTCCCTTGATCTTTGAAAAAATGGAGTCTGAGGGCTACAGCAAAAAGATTTTAAGATTTGTCATTCCTTTGGGGTATAATTTCAATCTTTCCGGGGCCTGTATTTATATTTCCGTGACATGCTGCTTTCTGATTCAGTTTTATAATATTTCCTTAACAGTCAGTGATTATCTCTGGCTTTTCGTGATTATTTCCGTGACTTCCAAAACAGCTTCGGGAGTTCCGGGTTCAGGATTTCTTGCACTTATTTTTACGCTGAACAGATTTGGAAAAATTCCTTTAACAGATATTGCGCTTCTGTACAGTGTAGACCGTTTTATGAACGAGGCCAGATCTGTGACCAATTTTATAAGTATTGCTGTTTCCGGGGCGGTGATTTCAAAGATTAATCAGTCTTCAAAAAATCATTTAAATTAATACTTCTATAAACTCTGATTGTCCAAATAAAGACTTCCGGAATGATCAATTTTTAAGATTTAAAAAATTATTTCACTGATTTACATGCAGTTAAATTGTTAATCAAAAGTAGACGACCAATACTGTCCATGCAATCCGTAAATTTGGATTTCACTACTCTATTATCCAAAAAACTTTTAAAGAACATTGAAAAAGACACTCATCTTAGTCCTGATCCTTGTGACCCGTATTCTTATATATTCACAAAACACCTACGTATTTTTCGGCTCATTTAACTGTGATAAAACAACGGAAGGAATCTATGTATATCAACTGGATACCATAAAAGGGAAATTATCCAAAGTAAGTTCTGTAAAAGACATTCTGAATCCGTCATTTCTGACTCTATCCCCTGATGGCAGGTATCTTTTTTCCTGTACCGAAAGTAAAACACAGAATGCAGGAAGTGTGAGCAGTTTTGAGTTCAACGCCAAAGAAGGAAAGCTGTCGTTTTTAAACAGTCAGAAAAGCGGTGGTGAAAATCCGGTGTATGTAAGTGTTCATAAAAGCGGAAAATGGCTGGTTAACGGCAATTACACAGAAGGCAGTGTTTCTGTATATCCCATATCAGAAAACGGAACCATTAATCCGGCAGTTCAAAATTTTCAATTTTTAGAAGGAAGTATCAACAAGGGAAGACAAGACCGTGCGCATATTCATTCCGCTGTTTTTTCGCCCGACTTTAATCATATTTTCTTTGCGGATCTGGGCGCTGATAAAATTCGGGCCTATAAATTTGATAGTGAAAAAAATCAGCCTTTGCAAATGTCCAGTCAGCCCTACATAAAAACAAGTTTAGGAAGTGGACCGAGGCATTTTACCTTTCATCCCAATGGAAAATTCGCCTATTGCATTGAAGAAATGGGCGGAGCCGTAGACGTTTATCGATATGAAAACTCTAACCTGGAAAGTATTCAGAGAATAAATACACATAAAGGTCAACACCAGGAAGAGTATGAAAGTTCGGATATCCATATTTCACCCGATGGCCGTTTTCTATATGCTTCTAACCGTGGCACCGAAAATAATATGGTCATTTTCTCCATTCAGGAAGACGGAACATTAAAAACTGTAGGTTATCAGCCTACTTTGGGTAAGCAGCTAAGAGTTTTTGATATTGATGAAACAGGGAAATTTTTAATTGTAGCCAATGCAGCGAGTGGAGATGTTATTGTATTCAAACGTGATGCTGCGACAGGGTTATTGAAAAAAGCAGGAAAAAAAATAAAAATCACAGGAGTTTCCAGTGTGAAAATCAAAAGATATTAAGTCTGAATATTATATCAAACAAGCCTGTAACTTTTTGAAAATCAGAAATACTTATTATTAAAAAAATCATGAGAACATTTCTTATCCTTTTATTAATAAGCAGTGCTAATGTATTTTCACAGAAACTGCTCACTCCCAACACCATCAATATTGATCCTAAACTGATCAAAGATGAAACTTCTGAAGCCGTCTGGTATGCTGAAAATGCCGGAACAAAAATAGAAATTGGAAACATTATCACCGAGCTCAAAAAATTAAATAAAACGGATCTTCTCATCAGAACTACGGTTAAGATGAAACAGTCTCCCGATGCCAAGTGGACGGATTCTACCATTGTAAAAACGTCTAATTTCCAGCCGGTTTATCATTCCTCTTTTAATATGATGAGAGATATGGTTCTCAAATCTGGGAAGGCCCAAGTAACCGGATATTATCTGGATAAAAAAACTCAGAAAAAGGAAGATATTGAAATGCCTGCAGCAGACTATTTTGACAGCAGCAGCTATCCGATGATGATCCGGTTTTCTCCCCTGAAAGAAAATTATACTGCCGATATCTCCATTTTTGATTACAATCCAAATGCAAAAAAAGGAATGATAAAAGCCTATATACTGGATGTACAGAAAGAAGATGTTAACGGAAGAAAAGCATGGGCTGTAAAGACAACTGATGACATCGGGGATAAAAAAACCATCGTCACTTATTATATTGACCCTGAAACCAGAAAGATCCTGAAACAGGAGATGGATCTCGGTGGAAGAAAAATGACACTGGAAACCATCAAATAAAGAAACAAAGAAGTTGACAATCACAGTCAACTTTTTTTATTTAACACCCTGTCCGAATCATAAAAACTCATCATCCCTCTTCTACAAATCAATTAATAAAATACTGATTATCAAAGCACAAAATTCAAAAATAAATCTACATACAGTGTATTACGTATGTTGTATTTTTTTTATCTTTGAATAACACATACACACCAAATCGTCAAAATCCTGATTGACATTAAATGTTCAGGAATGTAAAACAAACAAATTATTACGTATGAAAAATGCAAAATCATTAAGCAGAGATGCCCAAAAATCCATTCTTGGAGGTGCGGCAAGACTTGTGTGTTGCGAACGCGACGATCAGGGAAAATGTACTTTATGGATCGGGCCGGGACAACACTGCCCATAATTCAATGAGTTATTAGAGTTAAATACAAAAGCCGGAAGTTTCCGGCTTTACTTTTTTCATTTTTCTGCCAAATTTTCACACTCGAAAACAAAACTCTGCCATTTCATCCACCAGCATCTGATGGCATACATTTAGAGAATTATAATGGAGAATTAATTAAAAAATAAAATATATTATGTCAGTAAACTTTAAACCATTAGCAGACAGAGTTCTTATCGAGCCTATCGCTGCAGAAACTAAAACAGCTTCAGGTATTATTATTCCGGACACTGCGAAAGAAAAGCCGCAGGAAGGTACTGTAGTAGCAGTAGGTCCAGGTAAAAAAGATGAGCCTACAACTGTTCAGGTAGGTGACAAAGTTCTTTACGGGAAATATTCAGGTTCTGAATTAAAATTAGACGGAAAAGATTACTTAATTGTAAAAGAAGGAGATTTATTAGGAGTTATCGGTTAATTTGTAAAAAGTAAAATGTATTCATGTAAAATGACTTCATGAATATACATTCATTAATACATTGTACAAAGTACATTAATACAATAAAAAAATTATGGCAAAAGAAATAAAATTCGATATTGAATCTAGAGACGCTTTAAAGAGAGGGGTTGATGCATTGGCTAATGCAGTAAAAGTAACGTTAGGACCAAAAGGGAGAAACGTTGTTATCGAAAAATCTTTCGGTGCACCTCACGTTACTAAAGACGGTGTTACTGTAGCAAAAGAAATCGAACTTGAAGACAGAGTA includes:
- a CDS encoding cation:dicarboxylate symporter family transporter, which produces MNLFETKKTFTGRYLKNLTLYVFAAILGGVLTGQYAPEVSIQLGVVSRYFFMILEMLILPIIFMAIMYGICQLSGLKNASSIVWKTILYFLIISSVAIILGFIFGFAVKPGADTGIDTAKIAKSLPKTFEIDESSFSGTLYLNRHGIFLIVSIVAGILMNLSGGREKFLNLLDRGLKVFYTVIKYLYIVLPVIIFCNIAYGVSVYGINTLLPLSKVVATVYLADIVFIFGVLGIVSYVFKIRLWKFLLDLKEEIILVVTTSSSKTAFPLIFEKMESEGYSKKILRFVIPLGYNFNLSGACIYISVTCCFLIQFYNISLTVSDYLWLFVIISVTSKTASGVPGSGFLALIFTLNRFGKIPLTDIALLYSVDRFMNEARSVTNFISIAVSGAVISKINQSSKNHLN
- the groES gene encoding co-chaperone GroES, yielding MSVNFKPLADRVLIEPIAAETKTASGIIIPDTAKEKPQEGTVVAVGPGKKDEPTTVQVGDKVLYGKYSGSELKLDGKDYLIVKEGDLLGVIG
- a CDS encoding lactonase family protein, encoding MKKTLILVLILVTRILIYSQNTYVFFGSFNCDKTTEGIYVYQLDTIKGKLSKVSSVKDILNPSFLTLSPDGRYLFSCTESKTQNAGSVSSFEFNAKEGKLSFLNSQKSGGENPVYVSVHKSGKWLVNGNYTEGSVSVYPISENGTINPAVQNFQFLEGSINKGRQDRAHIHSAVFSPDFNHIFFADLGADKIRAYKFDSEKNQPLQMSSQPYIKTSLGSGPRHFTFHPNGKFAYCIEEMGGAVDVYRYENSNLESIQRINTHKGQHQEEYESSDIHISPDGRFLYASNRGTENNMVIFSIQEDGTLKTVGYQPTLGKQLRVFDIDETGKFLIVANAASGDVIVFKRDAATGLLKKAGKKIKITGVSSVKIKRY